The Humulus lupulus chromosome 4, drHumLupu1.1, whole genome shotgun sequence genome has a window encoding:
- the LOC133832190 gene encoding uncharacterized protein LOC133832190 produces the protein MQQQQNPVRQPDTQSDVLNQFMIETWSSIRNLETQIGQLDTLMANCAQGNIESMNALCDLGASINLMPLSVFRRLKLGEARPTTVTLQLADCSLVHPRGIIEDVLVKVDKFIFPAYFIVLDMVEDTNVPLILGRPFLAIGQALIDVQKY, from the exons ATGCAACAACAACAGAATCCTGTGAGACAGCCTGATACTCAGTCTGATGTTCTTAATCAATTCATGATTGAGACGTGGTCTTCTATTAGAAATTTGGAGACTCAGATAGGGCAATTGGATACTCTTATGGCCAACTGTGCTCAAG GGAATATTGAGAGCATGAATGCTCTATGTGATTTGGGAGCAAGCATTAATCTGATGCCGCTTTCAGTTTTCAGAAGATTAAAGCTTGGGGAAGCAAGGCCTACTACGGTGACATTACAATTGGCAGATTGTTCATTGGTACATCCTCGAGGTATAATAGAAGATGTCCTAGTTAAGGTGGACAAGTTTATCTTCCCAGCATATTTTATTGTACTTGATATGGTGGAGGATACAAACGTTCCACTCATCTTGGGTAGACCATTCTTGGCAATAGGCCAAGCTTTGATTGATGTGCAGAAATATTAG